In Halarcobacter mediterraneus, the sequence TTTGATAATTTCAATTTTGAATCAAATTCTAAAGAATGGGTTACTTATTTAAGTGCTTGGGCAAATCCTCTAATTTTTTTATTTATGGCTGGATTTATTATGGCTATAGCTGCCTCAAAAACAAAATTGGATGTTTGGTTAGCTAAAAGAGTATTATTTTATTTTGGAAAAAAACCACACAATATATTAAGTGGTCTTATGCTGGTAACTTTTATTCTTTCAATGTTTGTATCAAATACTGCTACAACAGCAATGATGATGACATTATTAATACCTATGTTAAAAAATATGAAAGAAGATAATCCTTTTCAAAAAGGTTTATTGTTAGGTGTAATAGTTGCTGCAAATATTGGTGGCATGGGAACAATAATTGGAACACCCCCTAATGCAATAGCAGTTGGTATATTAGGAAATAATGCTCCTAGTTTTCTAGGTTGGATGATTATAGCACTACCTCCAGCTATATTACTTGCGATTACACTCAGATGGATTATTTTAAGATTGTATAACTCAACTGAAGAATCTATAAATATAAATAAAGTTAAAAAAATACCACATTATGATGATTCAACAACAAACTTTACTCATATACCTACAATTCCCAGTTGGAAAAAGTCTTTAGTAATTTTAGTTTTTTCTGTAACTATATTATTATGGTTAACTGGACCTTTTCATCATATTCCAACACCTGTTGTTTCTTTATTCCCTATAGTAATATTTACAATTTTTGGAATAATTGAAACAGATGATATTAGAGAAATTAGATGGGATGTTATAATTTTAATTATAGGTGGATTATCTTTAGGAGCTGGTGTTTCAAAGACAGGGTTAGATACTTGGATTGGAACACAATTTGATATAGCTGGATTAAACTTATATCTAATTGTTGCTATCTTTGCATTTATTGTTATATTGGTATCTAACTTTATGAGTAATACTGCAGCAACTAATATTATGTTACCTCTTATAGTTGCCCTTGTTAGTAGTTTAGGTGACTCAATTGTTTCATATATGGTTATTAGTATTGCTTTATGTGCTTCTTGTGCAATGATATTACCAGTATCAACACCACCTAATGCAATTGCTTTTTCTTCAGGAAAATTAAATTCAAAAGATTTTATGGTAATTGGAATATTAGCAGCAATCATTGGACCTATATTTATTTTAGGTTTATTAAATTTTTATTCTTGATAAAAAGATTAAAAAAAAGCCTCGATAAAATATCGAGGCTTTGGTATAGAAAACGAATTACTATAGTCTAGATTCGTATCTTCTAAGCATGTATAATCTCTTAAGCATTTTCTTTCTAGCGTTAATTTTTTGTTTTTTTCTGATCTCTGTCATTGGCTCAAAAAATCTTCTAGCTCTAGTTTCAGTTACAATAAGATTTCTATCACATTGCTTCTTAAACCTTCTATATGCTTCGTCAAAAGATTCGTTATCTTTAACTTTAATGCCTGGCACTAAAATCACCCACTTTCTTTTTAAATTTAGGCTTGCATTATATTTAAAGTTTACTTAATTTCTATTTAACTATTAAAAAGATATAATAAAATGAATATACATAAAGGTTTTAAATTGGAATTAACACATTTAGATGAAAATGATAGACCTAAAATGGTTGATGTTTCATCAAAAAATGAAACAAAAAGAGTTGCAATTGCTTCAGGTATAATTACTATGAATAAAGAAGCTTATAAAGCAATTATTGACAATACTAGTAAGAAAGGTCCTGTTTTGCAAACTGCTGTTATTGCAGCAATTATGGGAACAAAGAAGACTAGTGATTTAATACCTATGTGTCATCCTTTATTATTAAGTGGAATAAATTGTGATATAGAGGAAAAGCCAGAACTCCCAGGATTTAAATTAATTGTTAGTGCTAAACTAAATGGACAAACTGGTGTTGAAATGGAAGCGTTAACTGGCGTTTCTGTTGGTCTTTTAACCATTTATGATATGGTAAAAGCAATTGATAAATCAATGGTAATTTCAAATATACAATTGGAATCAAAAAGTGGTGGCAAAAGTGGAAACTTTTTAAGAAAAAGTACTGAAGTAAGGAGTGTAAATGATTGATCTAAATAAAGAAAAATTACAATTAGATTATCCTTGTTCATGGAAATACAAAATTGTAATTCATGAAAAATCAAATGCAAATAAAATTACAGAAGAGATTTTTTTACAAAGAGAATTTAATATTGAAAAATCTAAAGTAAGTAAAAAAGGGAAATTTGAAAGTTATTCCCTTGAGCTTATTGTTCATAATGAAGATGATAGAAAAGAAATATATAAAATGTTAGGTGACCATAAAGATATCAAAATGGTATTGTAAGGTTGTTATTATGAATAGAAGAGATTTTTTAAAATCAGGTACAAGTATTCTTTCCCTTTTTGGAACATCAAATTTAATGGCTGCTTTTTCTAAAGATATGGGATTTGAGGATTTTTTTTATAATATATTTTCTTCCAATGAAGATTTGAATAAAGAAAACAACAATTTTATAAAAGATTCTATAACTATTGAATTAGATGAAAAACAAATCTCTTCTAAATCATATGTAAAAAAAGATTTATTAACTGATGTTTTAATTGAAGACAATGTATATGATAGTTTTTTATCAGTGAGAAAAAAACTAAATCTGGTACAAAGACATATTGGTTATGGAAATTTTAATATCTTAAGTTTTGATGAAATGCTAAAAATTGCAAAATATTCTAATAATATAAATGCTTTTTCAAAAAAAGAGTTAGAGTTTTTAGAATCTATTTTTTATTATGATCCTTCAGTTCATGGTTTTTATGGAGAAAGAATCTCTGAAAATATAACTGATACAATAAATAAAAAAGAAGTAAAAAAAATTCCTCATACTGGGCATTATTTATTTAAAGGTGAACCAGAAAAGATTTATTATCAAATGGTTAAAGATATAGGAAATAGTTTAACTTTAACCTCTGGAGTTAGAAGTATTGTTAAGCAAACAAAACTATTTTTAGATAAAGTTTATAGTGTTGAAGGAAATTTAACTATTGCTTCTAAGTCTTTAGCTCCTCCTGCATATACTTATCATAGTATTGCAGATTTTGATGTAGGTAAAAAAGGTTTTGGTAAATCAAATTTTTCTTCAAGATTTGCTCTTACTGATGAATTTTTTAAAATGCGTAAGTTAAAGTATATTGATATGAGATATACTGTTAATAATAAGGATGGTGTAAGATATGAACCTTGGCATGTTAAGATTATTTAAAATATTTATTCTATTTTTTCTATTAGAAAATCTTTATGCAAGTAGTCAGAGTTTTGATTTTGACTTAATAAAAAAAGGAAAACAAGATAATAATACATTATTAGTAGTAGGTGGAATTCAAGGTGATGAACCTGGTGGTTTTATGGCAGCATCTTTAATTACAACACATTATAGAATAAAAAAAGGTTCTATATGGGTTGTCCCTAATTTAAACTTTTATTCAATTATAAAAAGAAGCAGAGGTCCTTTTGGAGATATGAATAGAAAATTTGCCCAAATTTCAGAAGACGATCCTGATTATAATTCTATACAAAGAATAAAAAAATATATTACTTCTAATGAAGTTAAATTAGTTTTAAATTTACATGATGGAAGTGGTTTTTTTAGGAGTGAATATAAAGATAATATGCATGCTCCTTCAAAATGGGGACAAAGTTCTGTTATTGACCAAGAATTATTAAATGTTGACTCTTATGGAAATTTAGGTGAGATTGCACAAAAAGTTTGTGAACATGTAAATAGTAAGTTAATTGATCCAAAACATGCTTATAGTATTAAAAATACTAAGACACGACTTGGTGATAAAGAAATGGAAAAGACTCTTACTTATTTTGCTATTAATAATGGAAAAGCCGCTTTTGGAAATGAAGCAAGTAAAAATTTACCTTTGCATGAAAGAACTTATTATCATTTATTAGCTTTAGAAAAATATATGGATATTATGGGGATTGAATATGAAAGACATTTTGAGCTAAATCCTTTTACAATAAAAAATGTTATTGACAATGATATATATATGTCTTTTTATGATGATAAAATACAATTGCCATTAAGCCAAATTAGAAGTGTTTTAAGGTATTTCCCTATAAAAAAAGATGGAACTTTAGAATTCAGTCCTTCAAGTCCTTTATTAACTGTAATAAAAAAAGATGATGTTTATGCTATTCATTATGGGAACAGAAGATTAGCTTTATTAACTCCTGATTATTTAGAGCTTGAAAAAGTTGAAAAAGATATTGGAATTACAATTGATGGTAAAAAGTCATCTATCCCTTTAGGATCAATTGTTAATGTACATGATAATTTTAAAATTGAACCAATGGAAGATATAAGAGTTAATATAATTGGTTTTGTTCATGAAAAAGTTGATGAAGCAGGTGTAAATGTAAATAAAAATAAAATTGGTAAAAGATTTTCAATTGATAAAAATGGTAATATTTTTAGAGTAGAATTTTATAAAAAGAATAAGTTTGCAGGAATGGTTTTAGTAAATTTTGATAAAAATTCAAATACAAGAGTTTCCTCTTTTGATAATAGTAATTCTAAAGAAGATTCTACAAATTCTTTGTAGAATCTTTTAAAGAAAGATTAGTTCTTTTTTTATTTTTTCTTGGTTTAGTTTTTTACAAACAGTTTTATATAGTTCGTTTATTCTATCTTCATCTGCATTTAACAATTCCATTGTTTCTTGAACAGATTTTCCTTCTTCAATAGCTACAAAAGTTTTTAATTCTTTTTTTGTAAGTTTTCTTTTTAGTACTTCTTTTAAATCTTTTTCAGATTTCAAAGTACCTACTAGTTTATCTATATGTTTTGTTAAAGATTGTGTAAAATTCACTTTATTCCTTTATCCATGTATTTAATTTATTTATATCATCATAAGAAGTTAAGTCTAGCATTATAGGAGTAATTGATATATAGTTTGCTTTAATGGCTTCAAAATCACAATCTTTATTGTCGCTTTCTTGCCATATTAAAGGATGTAATCCTATCCAATAATATTCTTCTCCTCTTGGATTGTAATGCCTATGTGTATCATTTCCATATTCTCTAAATCCAGCTTTAGTAATTTTTATTCCTTTGCAATTTTCTTTTTTAATTGGAGGAATATTTACATTTAGAAATTTTCTTTTCCCTAAAGGAAATTCATTAGCTAAAATTTTCTTCACTAATTGAATAATTGTATCTTTTGCAAGTGCAAAATCCCATCCATCTTTTATATCTTGACATCTATCTTTACATACTTGGGAGATAGCAATTGCAGGTATTCCTTGTAGTACAGCTTCCATAGCTCCTGCTGCTGTTCCACTATAAGTTACATCTTCTCCCATGTTTGCACCAATATTTATTCCACTAATTACTAAATCAGGTTTAAATCCTTCTTTAAATAGATTATTTAATGATATGAAAATACAATCAGTTGGTGTACCATCATCTATTTTATAAAAATCATCATCTACATTTACCATTCTTAGAGGTTTATCTAAAGTTAAAGAGTGTCCACAAGCAGATTTATTCTTTGCAGGTGCAACAACAACTATTTTTGCAAGAGGAGACAATGCTTCAATTAATGCTTTTAATCCTATTGCATCAAAGCCATCATCATTTGTAATTAGAATTTGTTTCATCATGCTACTATATATGCTCCATCAATTTGTTTTACTAGAGTTTCAACCTGTGATGTTACACTAAATCCTGTTTCTAGTTCAACATCTGCAAGTTTTGATTTAACAAGTACTTTTAGGTTTCTTTTACCTTGATTATTTGCAACTATTTCAAAAAATTTATACATAATCTCATCACTATCACTAAAAGGTAAAGCGACTGTCAAAGGAGGTTCTTCTTTTTCAACATGTTTTGTTTTGACTTTTTCTTTTTGTGCATCTTTTAAAGATTCTATTTTTAGAATATTCATTCTTGTAAAATCACCATCTTTTGTAACTTTAACTTTAAAGGCAATAGGTTTACTTGTATCAAAATCTTCTTCTAATTCTTTTAGTCTATTTTCAAATAGCATTAATTCTATATTTCCATGTAGATCAACTATGTTGGCTATTCCAAATTTATTTCCTTTTTTGGAAATTTTTTCTGTGATTTCTTCAATCTTTCCAACAAACAATGCTTGACTTCCATCCGCGATTTCATCTATTTCTGAGCTTAAAGTATAAGAGATTTTATCAAGTTGTTCTCTATATTCATCAAGAGGGTGCCCTGAAA encodes:
- a CDS encoding SLC13 family permease, with translation MINLNKFKNRKLKFSIKHSVSKFLISFLIAFLIAIVPTYSGLEYEASLMLFILVFSGALWMTEAIPAFAVSFLLIALEIMLLGFDNFNFESNSKEWVTYLSAWANPLIFLFMAGFIMAIAASKTKLDVWLAKRVLFYFGKKPHNILSGLMLVTFILSMFVSNTATTAMMMTLLIPMLKNMKEDNPFQKGLLLGVIVAANIGGMGTIIGTPPNAIAVGILGNNAPSFLGWMIIALPPAILLAITLRWIILRLYNSTEESININKVKKIPHYDDSTTNFTHIPTIPSWKKSLVILVFSVTILLWLTGPFHHIPTPVVSLFPIVIFTIFGIIETDDIREIRWDVIILIIGGLSLGAGVSKTGLDTWIGTQFDIAGLNLYLIVAIFAFIVILVSNFMSNTAATNIMLPLIVALVSSLGDSIVSYMVISIALCASCAMILPVSTPPNAIAFSSGKLNSKDFMVIGILAAIIGPIFILGLLNFYS
- the rpsU gene encoding 30S ribosomal protein S21 — translated: MPGIKVKDNESFDEAYRRFKKQCDRNLIVTETRARRFFEPMTEIRKKQKINARKKMLKRLYMLRRYESRL
- the moaC gene encoding cyclic pyranopterin monophosphate synthase MoaC produces the protein MELTHLDENDRPKMVDVSSKNETKRVAIASGIITMNKEAYKAIIDNTSKKGPVLQTAVIAAIMGTKKTSDLIPMCHPLLLSGINCDIEEKPELPGFKLIVSAKLNGQTGVEMEALTGVSVGLLTIYDMVKAIDKSMVISNIQLESKSGGKSGNFLRKSTEVRSVND
- a CDS encoding HP0495 family protein, translating into MIDLNKEKLQLDYPCSWKYKIVIHEKSNANKITEEIFLQREFNIEKSKVSKKGKFESYSLELIVHNEDDRKEIYKMLGDHKDIKMVL
- a CDS encoding M15 family metallopeptidase — translated: MNRRDFLKSGTSILSLFGTSNLMAAFSKDMGFEDFFYNIFSSNEDLNKENNNFIKDSITIELDEKQISSKSYVKKDLLTDVLIEDNVYDSFLSVRKKLNLVQRHIGYGNFNILSFDEMLKIAKYSNNINAFSKKELEFLESIFYYDPSVHGFYGERISENITDTINKKEVKKIPHTGHYLFKGEPEKIYYQMVKDIGNSLTLTSGVRSIVKQTKLFLDKVYSVEGNLTIASKSLAPPAYTYHSIADFDVGKKGFGKSNFSSRFALTDEFFKMRKLKYIDMRYTVNNKDGVRYEPWHVKII
- a CDS encoding M99 family carboxypeptidase catalytic domain-containing protein, with the protein product MNLGMLRLFKIFILFFLLENLYASSQSFDFDLIKKGKQDNNTLLVVGGIQGDEPGGFMAASLITTHYRIKKGSIWVVPNLNFYSIIKRSRGPFGDMNRKFAQISEDDPDYNSIQRIKKYITSNEVKLVLNLHDGSGFFRSEYKDNMHAPSKWGQSSVIDQELLNVDSYGNLGEIAQKVCEHVNSKLIDPKHAYSIKNTKTRLGDKEMEKTLTYFAINNGKAAFGNEASKNLPLHERTYYHLLALEKYMDIMGIEYERHFELNPFTIKNVIDNDIYMSFYDDKIQLPLSQIRSVLRYFPIKKDGTLEFSPSSPLLTVIKKDDVYAIHYGNRRLALLTPDYLELEKVEKDIGITIDGKKSSIPLGSIVNVHDNFKIEPMEDIRVNIIGFVHEKVDEAGVNVNKNKIGKRFSIDKNGNIFRVEFYKKNKFAGMVLVNFDKNSNTRVSSFDNSNSKEDSTNSL
- the surE gene encoding 5'/3'-nucleotidase SurE, yielding MKQILITNDDGFDAIGLKALIEALSPLAKIVVVAPAKNKSACGHSLTLDKPLRMVNVDDDFYKIDDGTPTDCIFISLNNLFKEGFKPDLVISGINIGANMGEDVTYSGTAAGAMEAVLQGIPAIAISQVCKDRCQDIKDGWDFALAKDTIIQLVKKILANEFPLGKRKFLNVNIPPIKKENCKGIKITKAGFREYGNDTHRHYNPRGEEYYWIGLHPLIWQESDNKDCDFEAIKANYISITPIMLDLTSYDDINKLNTWIKE